A window of the Choristoneura fumiferana chromosome 30, NRCan_CFum_1, whole genome shotgun sequence genome harbors these coding sequences:
- the LOC141444656 gene encoding uncharacterized protein, with protein MFHYEYEKRPASASSCASRATTTTEYSRDCPSAARSFPSYSERRVQPSVERARRPLPPRPSGDIMPSKTSVPLKVWLITSASCFAVCAVLVLATVVVTRWGYQPQVYETPEPVYSQPIQHPKALPTTTEVIPTTTESSSEELENDIQFPILEKLSIFKNIVAKRDKKKDFSLLSKPQMHPMHDVALHVERKIEKKDHAKLPEHEVAKDKKVIPDFKPTLPDVFINNQDVKLPDGYVAVLKKNDHDFYEEYYNDENLYDDYMQSNTMTSYLIEKVQELHDWITADPDFEIAGNHSKKKSNNDFGQLLKALNNSLIEGNVNIVMNKLKDIYFGDNYTSGNHSRKIILSNSTDLLSFGILTLDVMILHNIQLMAWENQEGVRNKMLKDPDVFAFNALFLDPSKVESKQNEVYNTAAFSKRQNIRAESVDDFDIGKNLLENVLEIGMSTARAAIHLGRAYKNTKIVLSQLSNRESLNNNIQQQLSRDVDGNAHALNHLSSQQASLSESRGAYTELDCVWLLYCRNLAVTAKLNAPLATMARINGIALRMLTGELPADKALDTMVYEALTGWTELRCNDMFPRCSKVNAATVVLDSILQPVRKTQASNRV; from the exons ATGTTCCACTACGAATACGAGAAGCGTCCCGCGTCGGCGTCGTCCTGCGCTAGTCGGGCCACGACGACCACCGAGTACAGCCGAGACTGCCCAAGCGCCGCCCGAAGTTTCCCGAGCTACTCCGAGCGGAGAGTCCAGCCGAGCGtcgagcgcgcgcgccgcccgctccCCCCACGACCGAGTGGGGACATCATGCCCAGCAAAACTTCA GTCCCACTGAAGGTGTGGCTGATCACCAGCGCGTCGTGCTTCGCCGTCTGCGCGGTGCTGGTGCTTGCGACCGTCGTCGTCACGCGCTGGGGGTACCAGCCGCAGGTCTATGAGACTCCT GAACCAGTCTACTCCCAACCAATCCAGCACCCAAAGGCGCTGCCAACAACCACAGAAGTCATCCCAACGACAACAGAATCAAGCTCCGAAGAGCTAGAGAACGACATTCAGTTCCCGATACTGGAAAAGCTTTCGATATTCAAGAACATAGTAGCCAAGAGAGACAAGAAGAAAGACTTTAGTCTGCTGTCTAAACCCCAGATGCATCCTATGCATGACGTCGCGTTACATGTCGAAAGGAAGATAGAGAAAAAAGATCACGCAAAGCTCCCTGAACACGAAGTAGCTAAAGATAAGAAAGTTATACCAGATTTCAAACCCACCTTACCAGACGTATTTATCAATAACCAAGATGTCAAATTACCCGATGGTTACGTTGCAGTTTTGAAAAAGAACGATCATGATTTTTATGAAGAATATTATAATGATGAAAACTTATATGACGATTATATGCAAAGCAATACAATGACTAGTTATTTGATTGAGAAAGTGCAAGAACTCCATGATTGGATAACTGCTGATCCTGATTTTGAAATTGCTGGTAATCATTCGAAGAAGAAAAGTAATAATGATTTTGGACAGCTTCTGAAGGCGTTGAACAATAGTTTAATCGAAGGCAATGTGAATATAGTAATGAACAAATTGAAGGATATATATTTTGGTGATAATTATACTAGTGGCAATCATAGCAGGAAGATTATTTTGAGTAACAGCACTGATTTGCTGTCTTTTGGGATCTTGACCTTGGATGTGATGATTCTTCATAATATACAACTTATGGCGTGGGAGAACCAG GAAGGAGTCCGTAACAAGATGTTGAAAGACCCCGACGTGTTCGCTTTTAACGCCCTATTCTTGGACCCCTCGAAGGTGGAATCCAAGCAGAATGAGGTCTACAATACTGCTGCTTTCTC CAAACGTCAGAACATTCGTGCTGAGAGCGTGGACGACTTTGACATCGGCAAGAATCTTCTCGAGAACGTTCTGGAAATCGGAATGAGCACCGCACGCGCGGCCATACACCTGGGGCGCGCGTACAAGAACACCAA GATAGTCCTGAGTCAGCTGTCAAATCGAGAGAGTCTTAACAACAACATCCAGCAGCAGTTGTCTCGCGACGTCGACGGCAACGCGCATGCGTTGAACCACCTCAGCAGCCAGCAG GCGTCACTGTCGGAGTCACGCGGGGCGTACACGGAGTTGGACTGTGTGTGGCTGCTGTACTGCCGGAACTTGGCCGTCACTGCCAAGCTCAACGCGCCGCTCGCTACCATGGCTCGCATCAATGG CATTGCGTTACGAATGTTGACGGGCGAGCTGCCAGCCGACAAGGCGCTGGACACCATGGTGTATGAGGCCCTCACGGGGTGGACCGAACTGCGGTGCAACGATATGTTCCCCAG ATGTAGCAAGGTGAATGCAGCGACGGTGGTCTTAGACAGCATCTTGCAGCCAGTGAGGAAGACGCAAGCATCTAACAGAGtttaa
- the LOC141444680 gene encoding uncharacterized protein has product MFFLLLLCITAHSTPIKAKSFELSKSSIARSKLMNILNDAIHHQDNQRNPNEKNNLNNKNEIRKLNLIDLESSKKKVNYEDVKLAFNEEATDLLNKLISALETVNENLSTQNKKLRQTKTKELYVVKVNENQRFARHKRDTNDISDVEVKKNTSTDPEVISVKPTEEDKSTTEAKTVNETTTNVNKTEVNHEKSNCNQTNSRRSFNPHDIDTEISKAVKTRLLSYINEYFNDITAKTNSLREIKKTFAASDEYSIGYIIANIDTLAINLHNLRLDIETNHPGWSEKQILDMFDKIKMSHKVVSSLLEALKTIIDRPLVKDGKGSQYLHVV; this is encoded by the exons atgttttttttgttattgttat GTATTACCGCTCATAGTACTCCTATTAAAGCCAAATCATTCGAATTATCAAAATCATCAATAGCGCGAAGTAAACTAATGAATATTTTAAACGATGCTATACATCATCAAGATAATCAAAGGAATCCGAatgaaaaaaacaacttaaataataaaaatgaaataagaaaACTCAATCTGATTGATTTGGAGTCATCCAAAAAGAAAGTGAATTACGAAGATGTAAAACTAGCTTTCAACGAAGAAGCTACAGATTTACTTAACAAATTGATAAGCGCCCTTGAGACAGTCAACGAGAATTTgtcaacacaaaataaaaaactgagaCAAACAAAAACCAAAGAACTGTACGTTGTTAAAGTGAATGAAAACCAGAGGTTTGCCAGACACAAGAGAGACACTAACGACATTTCAGACGtcgaagttaaaaaaaatacatctactGATCCAGAAGTTATAAGTGTGAAGCCTACTGAAGAAGACAAATCTACTACTGAAGCTAAAACAGTTAATGAAACTACTACGAATGTAAACAAAACTGAAGTAAACCATGAAAAAAGTAATTGCAATCAAACAAACAGCAGAAGAAGTTTTAACCCTCATGATATCGATACAGAAATCTCTAAAGCTGTAAAAACTAGGCTACTCTCTTATATAAACGAATATTTTAATGATATCACTGCTAAAACAAACTCGCTAAGAGAAatcaaaaaaacttttgctGCAAGCGACGAATATAGTATCGGGTACATTATAGCTAACATCGACACTTTAGCGATTAATCTGCATAATTTAAGACTTGATATAGAAACGAATCATCCAGGGTGGAGTGAGAAGCAAATTTTGGATATGTTCGATAAGATTAAGATGTCTCATAAAGTTGTAAGTAGTCTTTTGGAGGCTTTAAAAACTATTATAGACAGGCCACTTGTGAAAGATGGCAAAGGGTCCCAATACTTGCATGTGGTTTAA